Proteins encoded within one genomic window of Dyadobacter chenhuakuii:
- a CDS encoding YfiM family protein: MADINRRFLSCFLLLILAICLSPSVSAQTDSLQKGNWQTDSSRIDTLKIVAKDSVPADVRPNYRMLRGIFAAQSALYLGTIYGLSKSWYKNPLTKFTFKDDTGEWLQMDKMGHVYTSYQIARHTAELYRKTGISKRQMLVYGAISGIYFSKRRLKFWMASRLITASLPVTWSVTLQGQLFI; the protein is encoded by the coding sequence ATGGCGGATATTAACAGGCGTTTTTTATCATGTTTCTTGCTGCTAATCCTGGCTATCTGCCTCTCTCCTTCAGTATCTGCCCAAACGGATTCGTTACAAAAAGGGAATTGGCAAACCGATTCTTCGCGGATTGATACATTAAAAATCGTTGCGAAAGATTCGGTTCCGGCGGATGTGAGACCAAATTACCGGATGTTACGTGGCATTTTTGCAGCGCAGTCGGCACTGTATCTCGGAACGATTTACGGCCTGAGCAAATCCTGGTATAAAAACCCATTGACCAAGTTCACATTTAAGGACGACACGGGCGAGTGGCTCCAAATGGACAAAATGGGGCACGTTTACACATCATATCAGATTGCGCGGCACACCGCAGAGTTGTATAGGAAAACAGGAATTTCAAAACGTCAAATGTTGGTCTACGGCGCCATCTCAGGTATTTATTTTTCCAAACGCCGATTGAAATTCTGGATGGCTTCTCGCCTGATTACGGCTTCTCTCCCGGTGACATGGTCGGTAACATTGCAGGGTCAGTTATTTATTTAG
- a CDS encoding Smr/MutS family protein, producing MNIGDKVRLVHGREEGVIYAFLPGNIVEIEIEDGFRIPVLRNEIVTISPIESQRLVKEPDSKKIKSQSDVIVPRNAPFAEKGIFLAFVAVNDRAVTMHLINNSDWVLPFTAVAVNEQVSTGLAGGVLQPRTAQKLSELIMKDFEIWPVFEFKILYYREGNHALPQALTKRIKCRAQSFYKNKGKAPVLGKDAFVYQIDEENLKTEIHASPENLSNDLKTSLMGGGKVETPVLEKPEQVVDLHIEKLTKHVGSLSNDSILKTQLAAFESNLESAIANGMEEITFIHGAGSGVLRTELHRRLGKNQHVNYFKDAQKEKFGYGATLVKIK from the coding sequence ATGAATATTGGAGATAAAGTAAGGCTTGTGCATGGACGGGAAGAAGGTGTGATTTACGCTTTTTTGCCCGGAAACATTGTGGAAATAGAAATTGAGGATGGCTTCCGGATTCCTGTGCTGCGCAACGAGATCGTGACTATTTCACCCATTGAAAGCCAGCGACTTGTCAAAGAACCAGATTCAAAAAAGATCAAATCGCAGAGTGATGTTATTGTGCCCAGAAATGCGCCGTTTGCGGAAAAAGGAATTTTCCTGGCTTTCGTTGCCGTAAATGACAGGGCGGTGACGATGCATCTGATCAATAACTCCGATTGGGTGTTGCCTTTTACGGCTGTTGCTGTTAATGAGCAGGTTAGTACAGGGTTAGCGGGTGGTGTTTTGCAGCCGCGGACTGCGCAAAAATTGTCGGAGCTGATTATGAAGGACTTCGAAATCTGGCCCGTGTTCGAGTTTAAAATACTCTATTACAGGGAAGGTAACCATGCTTTGCCGCAGGCTTTAACCAAAAGGATTAAATGCAGGGCGCAATCATTTTACAAAAATAAAGGCAAGGCGCCTGTGTTAGGAAAGGATGCGTTTGTATACCAGATCGATGAGGAAAATTTGAAAACTGAAATACATGCAAGTCCTGAAAATCTTTCCAACGATTTGAAAACGAGCCTGATGGGAGGAGGTAAGGTGGAAACGCCCGTGCTGGAAAAGCCTGAGCAGGTTGTGGATCTGCATATTGAAAAGCTGACCAAGCATGTAGGCTCTCTTTCGAATGACTCTATCCTTAAAACGCAGCTGGCCGCGTTCGAAAGCAATCTTGAATCAGCGATTGCAAACGGAATGGAAGAAATCACATTCATTCATGGCGCCGGAAGCGGGGTTTTAAGGACCGAATTACACAGGAGACTCGGCAAAAATCAGCATGTTAATTATTTTAAAGACGCTCAAAAAGAAAAATTCGGATACGGTGCAACCCTCGTCAAAATTAAATAA
- a CDS encoding DUF4403 family protein: MEEYKYSVDEIQNEKHLSVLNVPVEIPIAEIENQINAKIKGLIYEDNSYEDEDNDNLKAKVWKISPIKVVAIDSSFLFEVPLKIWVSAGYKISPLGITMSGYKDTEFSIRIRLISKLGISPNWAIKSETYVDSYDWISDPNVKVAGINIPIKSMASRLLNKNFEKITQAIDEQVASNIELKKNAELAWNIARQPVLLSKEFDTWLAIVPTGVVMTPLLARNGILRSVIGIKGYTQTITSATKPAIPAVLRLPNLQIVNKVSEDFKVGLISVVSYKEAARLATAKFAGEKFSFLAGQYNVEVTSIDMYGQNEKLVIKAGLKGSINGDIYLKGVPHYDPVSQQLSLKGLDYDLDTKNSIVKTAGWLLQGQFSRMMEKKMVFPVGGQISDAKKTIQKALSNLKVTEGVILKGSLTDITPDKVYLTPEHLYAVVFANGNVNLKVNGLKGI; the protein is encoded by the coding sequence ATGGAAGAATATAAGTACTCCGTTGATGAGATCCAGAATGAAAAGCACCTCTCGGTGCTGAATGTTCCGGTAGAAATCCCGATTGCCGAGATTGAAAATCAGATCAATGCGAAAATAAAAGGACTCATTTATGAGGATAACAGCTATGAGGATGAGGATAATGACAATCTGAAAGCGAAGGTTTGGAAAATAAGTCCTATAAAGGTGGTTGCAATTGATTCTTCATTTTTGTTTGAAGTCCCTCTTAAAATATGGGTAAGCGCCGGTTATAAAATCAGTCCTCTGGGCATCACTATGTCGGGCTATAAGGATACTGAATTTTCCATACGCATTCGGCTGATCTCGAAGTTGGGGATTTCACCTAACTGGGCGATCAAATCGGAAACATATGTGGATAGCTACGATTGGATAAGCGACCCGAATGTAAAAGTTGCCGGCATTAACATTCCGATCAAGAGCATGGCGAGCAGGCTTTTGAATAAAAATTTTGAAAAAATAACACAGGCAATTGACGAACAGGTTGCCAGCAACATTGAGCTCAAAAAGAATGCAGAACTCGCCTGGAACATTGCCAGGCAGCCCGTTTTGCTGTCGAAGGAATTTGATACATGGCTGGCTATCGTGCCGACAGGCGTTGTTATGACGCCTTTGTTGGCCAGGAATGGTATTCTTCGCTCGGTTATCGGTATTAAAGGTTACACGCAAACGATTACGTCGGCGACCAAGCCTGCTATTCCTGCGGTTTTGAGGTTACCGAATTTGCAGATAGTCAATAAGGTCTCAGAGGATTTTAAAGTCGGACTTATCAGTGTCGTGTCTTATAAAGAAGCTGCGAGACTGGCAACGGCGAAGTTTGCGGGCGAAAAATTTTCTTTCCTGGCCGGGCAGTACAATGTAGAAGTCACTTCGATTGATATGTATGGTCAGAATGAAAAGCTGGTGATCAAGGCAGGACTGAAAGGCAGTATCAATGGTGATATTTACCTGAAAGGCGTGCCGCATTATGATCCTGTAAGCCAGCAATTGTCATTGAAAGGCCTTGATTATGATTTGGATACGAAAAACTCGATTGTTAAGACGGCGGGTTGGCTGTTACAAGGCCAGTTTAGCAGGATGATGGAGAAAAAGATGGTGTTTCCGGTGGGCGGACAGATCAGCGATGCGAAAAAAACAATTCAAAAGGCGCTGTCCAATTTAAAAGTAACCGAGGGTGTCATTTTGAAAGGCAGCTTAACGGATATTACACCTGACAAGGTTTATTTAACACCGGAACACCTTTACGCTGTTGTATTTGCGAACGGAAATGTTAATTTGAAGGTCAATGGATTAAAGGGAATTTGA